A single region of the Bacteroides intestinalis DSM 17393 genome encodes:
- a CDS encoding DUF3098 domain-containing protein yields MGTKIMKLKETETVFDRRNYVILLIGSVMIIVGYLFMSGEGSTPAAYNPDIFSGLRIRVAPIVCLTGYLINIFGILYRPKRS; encoded by the coding sequence ATGGGAACAAAAATAATGAAGCTGAAGGAGACAGAAACGGTATTTGACAGGAGAAATTATGTAATTCTGCTAATTGGCTCGGTAATGATAATAGTGGGATATCTGTTCATGAGCGGCGAGGGGAGTACCCCCGCCGCCTACAACCCTGATATATTCAGTGGATTGCGTATAAGGGTAGCTCCCATCGTATGTTTGACAGGGTATTTGATTAATATATTCGGTATCCTGTATCGGCCTAAGCGGAGCTGA
- a CDS encoding glycosyltransferase family 117 protein, whose amino-acid sequence MSNLLFKKWNDFSGWIVFVIAAFVYGMTIEPTVSFWDCPEFISCAEKLQVGHPPGAPFYMLVGNLFTQFASDPSQVSWMVNFLNALLSAGCILFLFWSITRLVRFLIINDGQNLLTADVIIILGAGFVGALAYTFSDTFWFSAVEGEVYAFSSFLTALVFWMILRWQDESDSVYGDRWLILIAYVIGLSIGVHLLNLLCIPAIVLVFYYQKYRTISLKGVAAAITTSGLLIIFILFVYIPGMADMGGWFELLFVNVFGLPFHTGLISFLALTFFVLAGAIYRFRKRMLHTSLWCLLMLTVGYTTYAVILIRANANTPLNENAPDNIFTLKSYLNREQYESAPLLYGKTYASEPEYVPEGDYYRVKTTKGSAVYRPDKEEGKYKIIRHKEDVCYTQNMLFPRMWSERMASSYKNWTGGNEAAPTQKENLTYFITYQLNYMYWRYFLWNFVGRQNDVQGSGEPEHGNWITGISWLDNLRLGDQSLLPESLRQNKGHNVFYGLPLLLGLFGIYWQWNRSKKGKQQFSVLFFLFFMTGLAIVLYLNQTPGQPRERDYAYAGSFYAFAIWIGIGAAGLCDALRRKTTSTVQVSVLMTICLLIPVQMATQTWDDHDRSARFTCRDFGANYLMTLPDTGNPIIFCNGDNDTFPLWYNQDTEEVRKDARVCNLSYAQTDWYIYQQQCPLYDAPGLPISWNKNQYQEGKNEYVAVRPELKKQIEELYRRNPEEARDSFGEDPFEVKNILKYWIFSERQEFNVIPTDTINIHIDKDALLRSGIMLPEAIRQLKGEELKDAIPDKLYIPLKDIRMLNKVDLLMLEILANCNWERPLYLAISVGSVSKLKFDNYFVQEGLAFRFTPFDYKKWGDADENRPYAVDVERLYDNVMNRYKYGGLNTPGLYLDETTLRTCWYHRRLFAQLAKELIIQGDPARAKKVLAYAEQAVPGYNVPETYESGSYSIATAYAALGEKMKAITLTEHLIAEAEDYINWAFSLKGNRMEMVRNDCIYKFWQWNQCNELLKKVDEESYKESNRRFEDKYALFAPNMGYKN is encoded by the coding sequence ATGAGCAACTTATTATTTAAAAAGTGGAATGATTTTAGTGGGTGGATTGTCTTTGTGATAGCAGCTTTTGTATATGGAATGACAATTGAACCTACTGTCAGTTTTTGGGACTGTCCCGAATTTATTTCGTGTGCCGAAAAGTTACAAGTGGGGCATCCGCCGGGTGCACCTTTCTATATGCTTGTTGGAAACTTGTTTACTCAGTTTGCTTCCGACCCGTCACAAGTGTCCTGGATGGTTAATTTTCTGAATGCGTTGCTGAGTGCCGGTTGTATCTTATTTCTTTTTTGGAGTATCACCCGCTTAGTAAGGTTCCTGATAATAAATGATGGGCAGAATTTATTAACGGCGGATGTTATCATCATTCTGGGGGCAGGGTTTGTTGGAGCCTTGGCATATACATTCAGTGACACATTCTGGTTCAGTGCGGTAGAAGGTGAAGTCTATGCCTTCTCTTCTTTTCTTACGGCACTGGTGTTTTGGATGATTCTTCGCTGGCAAGATGAGTCGGATTCGGTATATGGCGACCGTTGGCTTATCCTGATAGCTTATGTCATCGGACTGTCAATCGGAGTGCATTTGCTTAATTTACTCTGTATCCCGGCCATTGTGTTGGTTTTCTATTATCAGAAATATCGGACGATATCGCTTAAAGGAGTAGCTGCGGCAATTACTACATCCGGTCTTCTTATTATATTTATTCTTTTTGTTTATATTCCGGGCATGGCTGACATGGGAGGCTGGTTCGAACTGCTTTTTGTCAATGTATTCGGACTTCCTTTCCACACAGGGCTGATAAGCTTTTTAGCTTTAACATTTTTCGTACTGGCCGGAGCCATTTATCGTTTCCGAAAACGTATGTTGCATACTTCTTTATGGTGCTTGCTTATGCTCACCGTAGGTTATACCACCTATGCGGTGATACTGATTCGTGCCAACGCCAATACTCCGCTTAATGAGAATGCGCCGGACAATATTTTTACGCTCAAAAGTTACCTGAACCGAGAGCAGTATGAAAGTGCTCCCCTGCTTTATGGAAAAACCTACGCTTCCGAGCCGGAATATGTGCCCGAGGGTGATTATTACAGAGTAAAAACCACAAAGGGGAGTGCTGTATATCGCCCGGATAAAGAAGAAGGCAAATATAAAATAATCCGGCATAAAGAAGACGTGTGCTATACTCAGAATATGCTGTTTCCCCGGATGTGGAGTGAGCGCATGGCTTCTTCTTACAAAAATTGGACAGGAGGAAACGAGGCCGCTCCCACACAAAAAGAAAACCTGACTTATTTCATTACCTATCAACTCAATTATATGTATTGGCGCTATTTCTTGTGGAACTTTGTAGGACGGCAGAATGATGTGCAAGGAAGTGGCGAACCGGAACATGGGAACTGGATAACAGGAATTTCCTGGTTGGATAATTTAAGATTGGGAGACCAGAGTTTGTTGCCGGAATCCCTGCGCCAGAACAAAGGGCACAATGTGTTTTACGGATTGCCGCTATTATTAGGACTGTTCGGTATCTATTGGCAATGGAACCGCAGCAAGAAAGGTAAACAGCAGTTTAGTGTACTGTTTTTCCTCTTCTTTATGACAGGACTGGCTATTGTGCTTTATCTGAATCAAACACCCGGTCAGCCGCGCGAACGGGACTATGCATACGCCGGTTCGTTCTATGCTTTTGCTATCTGGATAGGGATAGGTGCTGCCGGATTGTGTGATGCGCTTCGCCGGAAAACGACTTCTACGGTACAAGTCAGTGTATTAATGACAATCTGTTTATTGATTCCGGTGCAAATGGCCACTCAGACGTGGGATGACCATGACCGGAGTGCCCGTTTCACTTGTCGCGACTTTGGGGCTAACTATCTGATGACTCTTCCCGATACGGGAAATCCGATTATCTTTTGTAACGGGGATAATGATACTTTCCCATTGTGGTATAATCAGGATACGGAGGAAGTACGCAAGGATGCACGTGTCTGCAACCTAAGCTACGCACAGACCGATTGGTATATTTATCAACAGCAATGTCCGTTGTATGATGCTCCCGGACTACCTATAAGTTGGAATAAGAATCAATATCAGGAAGGTAAAAACGAATATGTGGCCGTACGCCCGGAACTGAAAAAGCAAATAGAGGAATTGTACCGGAGAAATCCGGAGGAAGCACGTGACAGCTTTGGAGAAGACCCGTTTGAAGTAAAAAATATCTTGAAATATTGGATATTCTCAGAGAGACAGGAATTTAATGTAATTCCTACGGATACGATAAATATCCATATTGATAAGGACGCGCTGCTTCGTTCGGGAATCATGCTTCCTGAAGCAATCCGGCAGTTGAAGGGGGAAGAACTGAAAGATGCGATACCGGACAAACTTTATATTCCTTTAAAAGATATACGTATGCTGAACAAAGTAGATTTACTGATGCTGGAGATACTGGCGAACTGTAATTGGGAGCGTCCGCTTTACCTTGCAATCTCCGTAGGGAGTGTCAGTAAACTGAAGTTTGACAATTACTTTGTGCAGGAAGGATTAGCATTCCGCTTTACGCCTTTTGACTATAAGAAGTGGGGAGATGCCGACGAAAACAGGCCTTATGCAGTAGATGTGGAAAGGCTTTATGACAATGTAATGAACAGATATAAATATGGCGGGCTGAATACTCCGGGGCTCTATCTGGATGAAACAACCCTGCGTACGTGTTGGTATCATCGCAGGCTTTTCGCGCAACTGGCCAAAGAACTGATAATACAAGGAGACCCTGCGCGTGCAAAGAAAGTACTTGCTTATGCGGAACAGGCTGTTCCGGGATATAATGTTCCCGAAACGTATGAAAGCGGTTCTTATAGCATAGCAACAGCCTATGCCGCATTGGGCGAAAAGATGAAAGCGATAACCCTGACAGAGCATTTGATAGCCGAAGCGGAAGATTATATCAACTGGGCTTTTTCATTAAAGGGGAACCGTATGGAAATGGTCCGCAATGATTGTATCTATAAATTCTGGCAATGGAACCAATGTAATGAACTTCTGAAGAAGGTAGATGAGGAGAGTTATAAAGAGAGCAACAGACGGTTTGAAGATAAATATGCACTATTTGCTCCAAACATGGGTTATAAGAACTAA
- the thiD gene encoding bifunctional hydroxymethylpyrimidine kinase/phosphomethylpyrimidine kinase → MDKKAIVLSVAGSDSSGGAGIQADIKTISALGGYAATAITAITVQNTLGVQAVHPVPAELVGKQMQAVMEDLRPDAIKIGMTGNVEIISEIARLLHQYSPQQVVLDPVMVSTSGHNLMTDEAVEAICTLLLPEVSLVTPNLHETEVLLQQPVHTVDEMEGAACRLFEKYHCAFLIKGGHLKGNEMCDVLYDGNQLNIFGSNRIRSGNLHGTGCTLSSAIATFLAQGASLYEAVEQAKEYISCAIEAGKDLHIGQGNGPLWHFPSLISPVNNK, encoded by the coding sequence ATGGATAAAAAAGCGATTGTTCTTTCCGTTGCCGGTTCCGACAGTTCCGGTGGTGCAGGCATACAGGCGGATATAAAGACTATCTCCGCATTGGGCGGATATGCTGCTACGGCAATCACTGCAATCACTGTGCAGAATACATTAGGTGTGCAAGCTGTGCATCCTGTGCCGGCAGAACTGGTAGGTAAGCAGATGCAGGCCGTGATGGAAGATTTACGGCCGGATGCCATTAAGATAGGTATGACCGGAAATGTGGAGATTATTAGTGAAATAGCACGGTTGTTACATCAATATTCACCCCAGCAGGTGGTTCTCGATCCGGTAATGGTTTCTACCAGTGGGCACAATCTGATGACGGATGAGGCAGTGGAAGCTATTTGCACGCTATTGCTTCCGGAAGTGTCTCTTGTTACTCCTAATTTACACGAAACAGAAGTTCTGCTACAGCAACCTGTTCATACGGTTGATGAAATGGAGGGTGCTGCATGCCGCTTGTTTGAAAAGTATCACTGTGCCTTTCTTATTAAAGGAGGTCATTTGAAGGGTAATGAAATGTGTGATGTGCTTTATGATGGAAATCAACTGAATATCTTTGGTAGCAATCGCATCCGTTCCGGCAATCTGCATGGTACAGGGTGTACACTTTCATCTGCAATTGCTACATTCCTGGCACAAGGAGCATCTTTGTATGAAGCTGTGGAGCAAGCCAAGGAATACATTTCTTGTGCTATCGAAGCCGGAAAAGATTTGCATATAGGGCAGGGGAATGGTCCTTTATGGCATTTCCCGTCTTTGATAAGTCCTGTAAATAACAAATAA
- a CDS encoding 6-bladed beta-propeller yields the protein MKYFFFLAVSILLASCRNNNTGSNTQNNILQADLQPSTLSIHEIFDSIQVIPLETTDSCLLRAPVKVTTGNNRNYILDWKSFQVFVFDDEGHFLHTIGKKGQGPGEYREVYDMIVDESRKQVKLLSPFGSLYVYDLEGQFIKQIRLPDKSNYQSMVAMGDKIITWTIPNGSDEPCITIVKADTGEEVNNLWKGPRILNSVAPGNFYTYHKKSYFAPAFHDNEVYEITEDSLLLAYKWNFGEDNIDISSYKFTFTDDNQAEEGRLLTQYLKENAIPYLLRSQYQNEKFFYAGLSYGWFPNLTLKNLFYRKSDGKSFLFKDTQEGILIRPEAFEDGYIMQFSFNEEFEAYQSVLAPEEYQKLMSRQEDDNPCLIKLYFK from the coding sequence ATGAAATATTTCTTCTTTTTAGCAGTAAGTATATTACTAGCCTCATGCAGGAATAATAATACGGGTAGTAATACTCAAAATAATATTTTACAGGCAGATCTGCAGCCCTCGACACTATCCATACATGAAATTTTTGACAGTATTCAGGTAATTCCCCTGGAAACTACAGATAGTTGTCTGCTGAGAGCCCCTGTAAAAGTCACTACCGGTAACAACAGAAACTATATCCTCGACTGGAAAAGTTTCCAGGTATTTGTATTCGATGACGAAGGACACTTCCTGCACACTATCGGCAAAAAAGGACAAGGTCCCGGAGAGTATCGGGAAGTTTATGACATGATTGTGGATGAAAGCCGGAAACAGGTAAAGTTGCTTTCACCTTTCGGTAGTTTATATGTTTATGATCTGGAAGGGCAATTCATTAAGCAGATACGATTACCGGATAAAAGTAATTACCAGTCTATGGTAGCGATGGGAGACAAAATCATAACATGGACAATTCCCAATGGCAGCGACGAACCGTGTATCACCATTGTGAAAGCAGATACCGGAGAAGAAGTGAACAATTTATGGAAAGGACCACGCATTCTGAATTCCGTAGCACCGGGTAATTTCTATACTTATCATAAGAAAAGCTACTTTGCTCCTGCTTTTCACGATAATGAGGTCTATGAAATTACGGAAGATAGCCTGCTATTAGCTTATAAATGGAATTTTGGCGAAGACAACATCGATATCTCCAGCTATAAATTTACTTTTACCGATGACAATCAGGCAGAAGAAGGACGGCTTCTAACCCAATATCTGAAAGAGAATGCGATACCTTATTTACTAAGATCACAATATCAGAATGAAAAGTTCTTTTATGCCGGATTATCATACGGTTGGTTTCCGAATCTGACTTTAAAAAATCTTTTTTACCGGAAGAGCGATGGAAAGAGTTTCTTATTCAAGGACACCCAAGAGGGTATACTGATCAGGCCGGAAGCTTTTGAAGATGGATATATCATGCAGTTTTCTTTCAATGAAGAATTCGAAGCGTATCAATCCGTATTGGCTCCGGAAGAATATCAGAAATTGATGTCCCGGCAGGAGGATGATAACCCTTGCCTCATTAAATTATACTTCAAATAA
- a CDS encoding thiamine phosphate synthase, whose amino-acid sequence MKLIIITSPDFLPGEARILTELFKAGLDLLHLRKPEAEIYEVESLLQEIPMEYRSRIVIHDFFLLKEKYSLGGIHLNSRHPEAPENYHGLLSRACHSLEEVETTTPRFDYVLMSPVYDSISKQGYRSGYSTEALRQAQEKGIINEKVIALGGISEANLAEIKSLGFGGATLLGDIWNRYHAWEDTEQLLTHFRKLKHCAE is encoded by the coding sequence ATGAAACTCATTATCATTACATCTCCGGACTTTCTTCCGGGTGAGGCGCGTATCCTCACTGAACTTTTTAAGGCAGGACTGGATTTATTGCATTTACGTAAGCCGGAGGCTGAAATCTATGAAGTGGAAAGTCTTCTACAGGAAATCCCGATGGAATATAGAAGCCGGATTGTTATTCATGACTTCTTCCTTCTGAAAGAGAAGTATTCTTTAGGAGGGATTCACCTGAATTCCCGTCATCCGGAAGCACCTGAAAATTACCATGGACTATTAAGTCGTGCCTGTCATAGCTTGGAAGAGGTGGAAACCACAACACCTCGGTTTGATTATGTACTCATGAGCCCCGTTTACGACAGTATTTCCAAACAAGGATATCGTTCGGGCTATTCAACAGAGGCACTGAGACAAGCGCAAGAAAAAGGCATTATCAATGAAAAAGTGATTGCTCTGGGTGGGATCAGTGAAGCAAACCTTGCAGAAATCAAATCTTTAGGTTTCGGTGGTGCTACTTTATTGGGCGATATTTGGAATCGTTATCATGCATGGGAAGACACCGAACAACTGCTTACCCATTTCAGAAAACTGAAACATTGTGCAGAATAA
- a CDS encoding sulfide-dependent adenosine diphosphate thiazole synthase — protein sequence MIETKVSKGIISTYFEKLERNLDLDVAIVGGGPSGIVAAYYLAKAGLKVAQFDRKLAPGGGMWGGAMMFNQIVIQEEAIDIIKEFNINHEKYEDGLYVMDSVESTSALLYHAVHAGATVFNCYSVEDVIFKNNTVNGVVVNWTPVLREGMHVDPLNILAKIVVDGTGHDSEIAATVARKNGSRLATETGGVIGERSLDVIAGEEEVVNGTKEIYPGLYVCGMAASAVSGTPRMGPIFGGMLMSGKKVAEEIIAKLKK from the coding sequence ATGATTGAAACAAAAGTATCCAAAGGTATCATTAGTACCTATTTTGAGAAATTAGAAAGAAACCTTGATCTGGATGTTGCCATTGTAGGTGGTGGTCCGTCGGGTATCGTAGCTGCTTACTATCTGGCAAAGGCCGGATTGAAAGTAGCACAGTTTGACCGTAAACTTGCCCCCGGCGGTGGCATGTGGGGTGGCGCTATGATGTTCAACCAGATTGTAATTCAGGAAGAAGCTATTGATATTATAAAAGAATTCAATATCAATCACGAGAAGTATGAAGACGGGCTCTATGTAATGGACTCTGTGGAAAGTACCTCCGCATTGCTTTACCATGCCGTACATGCAGGAGCCACCGTATTCAACTGCTATTCTGTAGAAGATGTCATTTTCAAAAATAACACAGTAAATGGAGTAGTCGTAAACTGGACTCCCGTATTGCGCGAAGGCATGCACGTAGACCCACTGAACATCCTTGCCAAAATAGTAGTGGACGGAACAGGACACGACAGCGAAATCGCCGCTACCGTGGCACGCAAAAATGGCAGCCGCCTGGCTACCGAAACAGGTGGTGTGATTGGTGAACGTTCACTGGACGTAATTGCAGGAGAAGAAGAAGTAGTAAACGGTACAAAAGAAATTTATCCGGGACTGTACGTTTGCGGTATGGCAGCTTCTGCCGTTTCGGGAACTCCACGCATGGGCCCTATCTTCGGTGGCATGTTGATGTCAGGTAAAAAGGTTGCTGAAGAGATTATTGCAAAGTTGAAGAAATAA
- a CDS encoding thiamine phosphate synthase — MFDVQFITHFTASISYPDSARIALEGGCRWVQLRMKDVSEEELKNTAMHVQELCRQYGATFIIDDRVDLVKEIGADGVHLGKLDMPIKEARKMLGKGFIIGGTANTFADIRQHVADGADYIGCGPFRFTTTKQKLSPILGLDGYRSILVQMQEEGLTIPIVAIGGITREDIPSLKALGLSGIALSGGILKAENPVLEMETIIRLTQ; from the coding sequence ATGTTTGACGTACAATTCATTACGCATTTTACGGCATCCATTTCTTATCCGGACTCCGCACGTATAGCCCTCGAGGGAGGTTGCCGCTGGGTTCAACTTCGGATGAAAGACGTTTCCGAAGAAGAACTGAAAAACACAGCCATGCACGTGCAGGAACTCTGCCGCCAGTACGGGGCTACCTTCATCATTGATGATCGTGTAGATCTGGTGAAAGAAATTGGTGCGGACGGTGTCCACTTAGGAAAACTGGATATGCCGATAAAAGAAGCAAGGAAAATGCTGGGCAAAGGGTTTATTATCGGTGGAACCGCCAACACATTCGCGGACATCAGGCAACACGTTGCCGATGGTGCCGACTACATAGGTTGCGGCCCTTTCCGTTTCACAACTACCAAGCAAAAGTTATCACCTATCTTGGGACTGGACGGCTACCGCTCCATACTCGTACAAATGCAGGAGGAAGGTCTAACCATCCCTATTGTTGCTATCGGTGGAATCACACGCGAAGACATTCCATCCCTGAAAGCATTAGGACTGAGCGGGATAGCACTGAGCGGCGGTATTCTGAAAGCTGAGAATCCTGTACTTGAAATGGAGACAATTATACGACTGACCCAATAG
- the thiC gene encoding phosphomethylpyrimidine synthase ThiC has protein sequence MEDKTKITYPESEKVYMQGQLYPYLKVGMRKVNLTPTVVVENGKKVMTENTPVYIYDTSGAYSDPNLKVDLKKGLPRLREPWIQEREVERLPEISSEYGKMRLADKSLDPLRFDHITLPYRAKEGKKITQMYYAKQGIVTPEMEYVAIRENMNCKELGIDTYITPEFVREEIAAGRAALPANINHPEAEPMIIGSKFLVKINTNIGNSATSSTIEEEVEKAVWSCKWGGDTLMDLSTGENIHETREWIIRNCPVPVGTVPMYQAMEKVRGKAGNLTWELFRDTLIEQCEQGVDYFTIHCGIRLKNIHYANERLCGMVSRGGSIISQWCKVHQKESFLYEHFDDICDICAQYDVALSLGDGLRPGAIRDANDRAQFAELDTMGELVERAWAKNVQAFIEGPGHVPMHKIRENMDRQIEKCHGAPFYTLGPLVTDIAPGYDHITSAIGAAQIGWYGTAMLCYVTPKEHLALPQKEDVRIGVVTYKIAAHAADLAKGHPGAEIRDDALSKARYEFRWKDQFNLSLDPERALQYYKEANHLNGKYCTMCGPNFCAMRISQGLRDCDYDAEADK, from the coding sequence ATGGAAGATAAAACAAAAATTACTTATCCCGAATCCGAGAAAGTCTATATGCAGGGGCAACTCTATCCTTACCTGAAGGTGGGGATGCGAAAAGTGAACCTCACCCCTACCGTAGTAGTGGAAAACGGGAAGAAAGTCATGACGGAGAATACCCCCGTCTACATCTATGACACAAGTGGTGCATACAGTGATCCAAACCTGAAAGTAGACTTAAAGAAAGGTCTGCCACGCCTCCGCGAACCGTGGATACAGGAACGGGAAGTTGAACGACTACCGGAAATCAGTTCCGAATATGGAAAGATGCGCCTGGCGGACAAAAGTCTCGATCCCTTACGTTTCGACCATATCACCTTGCCCTATCGTGCAAAGGAAGGAAAAAAGATTACCCAAATGTATTATGCTAAACAGGGTATTGTTACCCCGGAAATGGAATATGTAGCCATCCGTGAAAACATGAACTGCAAAGAACTGGGTATAGATACTTACATCACACCTGAGTTTGTAAGGGAAGAGATTGCAGCAGGACGTGCAGCATTGCCTGCTAATATCAACCATCCTGAGGCAGAACCTATGATCATCGGTTCAAAGTTTCTTGTAAAGATCAATACCAATATTGGAAATTCGGCTACTTCCTCTACCATTGAAGAAGAGGTGGAAAAAGCCGTTTGGAGTTGCAAATGGGGCGGAGATACATTGATGGATTTATCTACAGGAGAAAACATCCACGAAACCCGCGAATGGATCATCCGTAATTGTCCCGTTCCGGTAGGTACAGTCCCTATGTATCAGGCTATGGAAAAAGTACGCGGAAAAGCGGGAAACCTTACTTGGGAGTTATTCCGGGATACACTGATCGAGCAGTGTGAACAAGGAGTGGATTATTTTACAATTCATTGCGGCATACGCCTGAAGAATATCCATTATGCTAACGAACGCCTTTGCGGAATGGTGAGTCGTGGTGGCAGTATCATTTCACAATGGTGCAAAGTACATCAAAAGGAAAGTTTCCTGTATGAGCATTTTGATGATATATGTGACATATGTGCACAATATGATGTGGCACTCTCTTTAGGAGACGGTTTACGTCCCGGAGCGATTCGTGATGCCAATGACCGGGCTCAGTTTGCGGAGTTGGACACAATGGGTGAACTCGTAGAACGTGCCTGGGCAAAGAATGTACAGGCATTTATCGAAGGTCCCGGTCATGTGCCGATGCATAAGATCAGAGAGAATATGGACCGGCAGATAGAAAAATGCCACGGAGCACCATTTTATACCCTCGGCCCGCTGGTAACGGATATTGCGCCGGGATACGACCATATCACAAGTGCCATCGGCGCAGCACAAATCGGTTGGTACGGAACAGCAATGCTTTGCTATGTAACCCCGAAAGAACATCTCGCTCTGCCTCAAAAAGAAGATGTCCGTATAGGAGTGGTCACTTATAAAATAGCTGCACATGCTGCGGATCTTGCCAAAGGCCATCCGGGTGCGGAGATCCGGGACGATGCCTTGAGTAAAGCCCGCTACGAGTTCCGCTGGAAAGACCAGTTTAATCTGAGTTTGGATCCGGAACGTGCCTTGCAATATTACAAGGAAGCAAACCATCTGAACGGGAAGTACTGTACGATGTGCGGACCTAACTTCTGCGCCATGCGAATCAGCCAAGGGCTGAGGGATTGTGATTATGACGCAGAAGCGGATAAATGA
- a CDS encoding exodeoxyribonuclease X C-terminal domain-containing protein encodes MANPIIPGIPEAEQGLLYQKLNEYNRGRTSYKDAGAYLVVLPHPGYPRYSLWVYSPLPERQSIFYIQDLSTNIHESLRVASSLCYYSPRCMLLVEYNAKRMQSKGDDIIAFGKYRGHFLHEIFRIDPSYVSWIAYKFTPRIPKQERFAEIARIYHSVHLDIQKRQARQKYSTSRFLGKEGDKVENLTLKVLRVRLEDDPYKTMVKGTTPYFSVRQILTLEDPIGNLVTFRVSSRTASRESGQVPGTEHAFQPGETVFIASARISCTFTSGNKQYTRLNYVKFK; translated from the coding sequence ATGGCAAATCCGATTATTCCGGGAATACCCGAAGCAGAACAAGGACTGTTGTATCAGAAACTAAACGAATACAACCGAGGAAGAACATCTTACAAAGATGCAGGTGCTTATCTGGTGGTATTGCCCCATCCTGGCTATCCCCGTTACTCATTATGGGTTTATTCTCCACTACCCGAACGCCAGTCTATTTTTTACATTCAAGACCTTTCTACAAATATCCATGAAAGTCTGCGGGTAGCAAGCAGTCTATGTTATTACTCTCCCCGCTGCATGCTATTGGTGGAGTATAATGCTAAACGTATGCAAAGCAAGGGAGACGATATCATTGCTTTCGGGAAGTATCGCGGACATTTTCTGCACGAGATTTTCCGCATCGACCCGAGTTATGTAAGTTGGATTGCCTATAAATTCACGCCCCGCATTCCTAAACAGGAACGTTTCGCAGAAATAGCCCGGATATACCATTCCGTTCATCTGGATATTCAGAAACGGCAGGCAAGGCAGAAATATTCTACCAGCCGCTTCCTGGGCAAGGAAGGAGATAAAGTAGAGAACCTGACACTGAAAGTACTGCGCGTACGGTTGGAAGACGATCCTTACAAAACAATGGTCAAAGGAACAACTCCCTATTTCTCTGTCCGGCAAATACTGACGCTGGAAGATCCTATCGGCAACCTGGTTACTTTCCGGGTAAGCTCCCGTACAGCAAGCCGTGAATCGGGACAAGTGCCCGGCACAGAGCATGCTTTCCAACCCGGTGAGACGGTATTTATCGCCTCAGCGCGTATCTCATGTACCTTTACTTCGGGAAACAAGCAATATACACGACTGAATTATGTTAAGTTTAAATAA